The following are encoded together in the Gordonia insulae genome:
- a CDS encoding acyl-CoA dehydrogenase family protein, with translation MFIDLTPEQKALRAEFRDYFANLVSPEDVEVMLTERHGETYRKVIRQMGKDGRLGVGWPKEYGGKGFGEIEQQIFTNEAVRADIPLPAVTLQTVGPTLQQHGTDELKRKFLPDILAGEVHFAIGYTEPEAGTDLASLTTSAVLDGDHYVVNGQKIFTTGAHDADYIWLAVRTDKDVPKHKGISILIVDTTDPGFSWTPIITADGAHHVNATYYNDVRVPVSMRVGNEGDGWKLITTQLNHERVMLGPAGRIDGLAARVRAWAGQPGSDGTVIAKHPDVRRALAEIEAYARINELLNWQVASTGEAISMADAAATKVFATERLQRVCRLINEIVGRYGDFTDPETAALVEWLDVQQKRNVVITFGGGVNEVMRDMIATAGLGLPRAKR, from the coding sequence ATGTTCATTGATCTCACCCCTGAGCAGAAGGCGCTGCGCGCCGAGTTCCGTGACTACTTCGCGAACCTGGTCAGCCCGGAAGACGTCGAGGTCATGCTGACCGAGCGTCACGGCGAGACCTATCGCAAGGTGATCCGGCAGATGGGCAAGGACGGACGGCTCGGGGTCGGCTGGCCGAAGGAATACGGCGGCAAGGGTTTCGGTGAGATCGAACAGCAGATCTTCACCAACGAGGCCGTCCGCGCCGACATCCCGCTGCCCGCGGTGACGTTGCAGACCGTCGGCCCCACACTGCAACAGCACGGCACCGACGAACTCAAGCGGAAATTCCTGCCGGACATCCTGGCCGGAGAGGTCCACTTCGCGATCGGCTACACCGAACCCGAGGCGGGCACCGATCTGGCGTCGCTGACCACGAGTGCCGTTCTCGACGGTGACCATTACGTGGTGAACGGCCAGAAGATCTTCACCACCGGTGCTCACGACGCCGACTACATCTGGCTGGCCGTGCGTACCGACAAGGACGTGCCTAAGCACAAGGGCATCTCGATCCTGATCGTCGACACCACTGATCCCGGCTTCAGCTGGACCCCGATCATCACCGCCGACGGTGCCCATCACGTCAATGCGACCTACTACAACGATGTCCGCGTGCCGGTGTCGATGCGTGTGGGCAACGAGGGTGACGGTTGGAAGCTGATCACGACTCAGCTCAACCACGAGAGGGTCATGCTGGGCCCGGCCGGAAGGATCGACGGCCTCGCCGCGCGAGTCCGGGCGTGGGCCGGGCAACCCGGCTCCGACGGCACGGTGATCGCCAAGCATCCCGACGTCCGCCGCGCACTCGCCGAGATCGAGGCCTATGCGCGGATCAACGAGTTGCTGAACTGGCAGGTGGCGTCGACCGGTGAGGCCATCTCGATGGCCGATGCGGCGGCGACCAAGGTGTTCGCCACCGAGCGGTTGCAGCGTGTGTGCCGGCTCATCAACGAGATCGTCGGGCGCTACGGCGATTTCACCGATCCGGAGACCGCGGCCCTGGTGGAATGGCTCGACGTCCAGCAGAAGCGCAACGTGGTGATCACCTTCGGCGGCGGGGTCAACGAGGTGATGCGCGACATGATCGCGACCGCCGGTCTCGGATTGCCGAGGGCGAAACGATGA